In the Alteromonas sp. M12 genome, one interval contains:
- a CDS encoding glycosyltransferase → MNNTSTKKIGFPISGRKGERGNWEDARPGGADLSALDLAVKMSEMGFQIVVILDNDGPTVDYILRLGLDYVVIELPTIDKRAPFDDSVIQSIVKHSADVDRHLTKESIGTIHTNDAGMHRIWGALKQKIEFIHVWHERGLFQHPAKAEEFLLAADMVLTITMFVRDRAPESIREKVIVVDDPITIEGVYDRKQDSYWLKNEFDIPLDAKVFTMIANGNKRKRWDMFFEAAAKSIKSNKRHYFVSVGLTVRSEINDLKRRYISSDVASNVIIAGYRYDALRIVSGADALVSTAKNEPLGRTIVEAGMLGTPMILSSEGGHKELLQQLSPFCLVERADANKFKSEFDKIDELSSLYVGVRDDVADSMSWRFSPERHVKSVANLYMSVLDIAV, encoded by the coding sequence GTGAACAATACATCGACGAAAAAAATTGGCTTTCCAATTTCTGGTAGGAAGGGAGAACGCGGAAACTGGGAAGACGCTAGACCCGGCGGTGCCGATTTATCAGCTTTAGATTTGGCCGTTAAAATGTCAGAAATGGGTTTTCAAATCGTCGTGATATTAGATAACGATGGGCCAACCGTCGATTACATTTTACGCTTAGGCTTAGATTATGTTGTTATTGAGCTACCTACTATAGATAAGAGAGCGCCTTTTGACGACAGTGTGATTCAAAGTATTGTCAAGCACTCTGCTGATGTTGATAGACATTTAACTAAGGAATCTATTGGAACCATCCATACAAATGATGCGGGTATGCATAGAATTTGGGGTGCCTTGAAACAAAAAATTGAATTTATTCATGTATGGCATGAACGAGGATTGTTTCAGCACCCGGCCAAAGCTGAAGAGTTTTTACTAGCGGCTGACATGGTATTGACAATTACTATGTTTGTTAGAGATCGTGCACCAGAAAGTATTAGAGAAAAAGTGATCGTAGTAGATGATCCAATTACTATTGAAGGGGTTTATGATCGCAAACAAGATAGTTATTGGTTAAAAAATGAGTTTGATATTCCACTGGATGCCAAAGTCTTTACTATGATTGCGAATGGCAATAAAAGAAAGCGTTGGGATATGTTTTTTGAGGCCGCTGCAAAGTCAATAAAATCTAACAAACGGCATTATTTTGTTTCTGTCGGGTTAACTGTGCGTAGCGAAATCAATGATTTAAAGCGTAGGTATATTTCATCTGATGTTGCAAGTAATGTGATTATTGCAGGGTATCGATATGATGCTTTGCGAATCGTTTCAGGTGCGGACGCGTTAGTTTCAACTGCTAAAAATGAGCCTCTGGGACGTACTATAGTTGAAGCCGGTATGTTAGGAACTCCGATGATACTCTCCTCTGAGGGGGGACATAAAGAATTACTTCAACAGCTTTCGCCTTTTTGTCTTGTAGAAAGAGCTGATGCCAATAAATTCAAAAGTGAGTTTGATAAGATTGATGAGCTATCATCGCTTTATGTGGGAGTTAGGGATGATGTGGCAGATAGTATGTCATGGCGTTTTTCGCCTGAAAGACATGTAAAGAGCGTTGCTAACCTTTATATGTCTGTTCTAGATATTGCTGTATAA
- a CDS encoding DUF6270 domain-containing protein — protein sequence MKNVRILGSCVTRDALEITTDFKLIDYTARTSLASLSTKSRKDPKILNSIKSTFQKRMVERDMTKRFWLSLENSQNDIIVIDLIDDRFNLKLFDDNSSHTVSSEYKTASSSQGQNGRIVKSSSDEFKSLWEAGLRRLKGYCDDLKLNKIFVNCVFYQPTGNHSIDFPAKIAEKNEYLRAAYLKLENTFGSEAMIEYPKEIIKADTDHKWGVAPFHFTEETYKFFLTELANRTL from the coding sequence ATGAAAAATGTTCGAATTCTTGGTAGTTGTGTAACGCGGGATGCATTAGAAATAACTACGGACTTTAAGTTAATTGATTATACGGCGAGAACCAGCTTAGCGTCATTATCCACAAAAAGCAGAAAAGACCCTAAAATATTAAACAGTATTAAATCTACTTTTCAAAAACGAATGGTAGAAAGAGATATGACTAAAAGGTTTTGGCTTAGTTTAGAAAACAGCCAAAATGACATTATTGTTATTGACCTAATTGATGACAGATTTAATTTAAAGCTTTTTGATGATAATTCGTCACATACTGTTTCATCGGAGTACAAAACAGCATCGAGCTCTCAAGGTCAAAATGGACGTATAGTTAAAAGCTCCTCTGACGAATTTAAAAGCCTATGGGAAGCAGGTTTAAGACGTCTGAAGGGATATTGTGATGATCTAAAGCTAAATAAAATATTCGTTAATTGTGTGTTTTATCAACCAACTGGCAATCACTCTATAGATTTCCCAGCGAAAATTGCAGAAAAAAACGAGTATTTGCGAGCAGCTTACCTTAAGTTAGAAAACACCTTCGGAAGCGAGGCAATGATTGAGTACCCTAAAGAAATAATAAAGGCCGATACTGATCATAAGTGGGGTGTAGCTCCGTTCCATTTTACTGAGGAAACATACAAATTTTTCCTTACCGAGTTAGCAAATAGAACGTTATAA
- a CDS encoding sulfotransferase family 2 domain-containing protein, which translates to MSKNRELLHFLHIGKTGGSAIKAVLKNHKHSGKYDLVLHNHQTAISEVPEGEKIFFCLRDPISRFVSGFYSRKRKGQPKYNQEWNKREKIVFESFETPNQIAELLFSASSDDKARGVEAMRSIPHFTRYKRWYGDMDYFKSRFDDILFVGFQESLDTDFEHLKSLLELPDILSLPSDDVVAHRNPMGIDKRISDKGLNALNKWYAEDYEFYNYCNEAFSSTD; encoded by the coding sequence GTGTCTAAAAACCGGGAATTACTGCATTTTTTACATATAGGAAAGACAGGCGGGAGTGCTATTAAGGCGGTATTGAAAAATCATAAACATTCAGGAAAATACGATTTAGTTTTACACAATCATCAAACCGCTATATCTGAGGTACCTGAAGGTGAAAAAATCTTTTTTTGTCTAAGAGATCCGATCAGCAGGTTTGTAAGTGGTTTTTACAGTAGAAAAAGAAAAGGACAGCCAAAATACAACCAAGAGTGGAATAAACGAGAGAAAATTGTATTCGAAAGTTTCGAAACTCCCAATCAAATTGCTGAATTACTATTTTCTGCGAGTTCAGATGATAAAGCTCGTGGTGTTGAAGCAATGAGAAGTATACCTCATTTCACTCGCTATAAGCGTTGGTATGGAGATATGGATTATTTTAAATCTCGATTTGATGACATTTTATTTGTTGGTTTTCAAGAGTCTTTAGATACTGATTTTGAGCATTTGAAGAGTTTACTAGAACTTCCAGATATTCTTAGTTTGCCTTCAGATGATGTAGTAGCGCATAGAAACCCTATGGGAATTGATAAGAGAATTTCAGATAAAGGACTTAATGCTTTAAATAAATGGTACGCAGAAGATTATGAGTTTTATAACTATTGTAATGAAGCTTTCAGCTCGACGGACTGA
- a CDS encoding sulfotransferase family 2 domain-containing protein, whose amino-acid sequence MIISDDKKFVFLHNPKAAGTTVRFALKNYDSYEGKFWRNHVEELDRHSDMAHLSVSSIKKYFPEEYKKIDTYFSFGFVRHPIHRFFSGFNETHKPLWKSLELEAGFLDEYKKVLLAYTKRQLATRNEEGLFTHVKRQKTIYYDNDKCIADVVINIEEWKDKIYLLKNHLDTEVASVVIKAMDGKPRNKKQINYKPTDILDTDILNQLVDYYSDDYEAFGYEKNYY is encoded by the coding sequence ATGATTATTTCTGACGACAAGAAATTTGTTTTTTTACACAACCCTAAAGCTGCTGGCACTACGGTGAGGTTTGCATTAAAAAATTACGATTCGTATGAAGGTAAGTTCTGGAGAAATCATGTTGAGGAGTTAGATAGACATTCTGATATGGCGCATTTAAGTGTTAGCTCCATCAAAAAATATTTTCCTGAAGAATATAAGAAAATAGATACGTACTTTTCATTTGGCTTTGTTAGACATCCTATACATCGTTTTTTTTCTGGTTTTAATGAAACACATAAACCTTTATGGAAATCTTTGGAGTTAGAGGCTGGTTTCCTCGATGAATACAAAAAGGTCTTACTTGCGTACACCAAAAGGCAACTCGCCACAAGAAATGAGGAGGGGTTATTTACTCATGTCAAGAGACAGAAAACAATTTATTATGATAACGACAAATGTATCGCTGATGTTGTGATAAATATAGAAGAGTGGAAAGATAAAATATATCTTCTAAAAAATCATCTTGATACGGAAGTTGCGTCCGTAGTGATTAAGGCAATGGATGGAAAGCCTAGGAATAAAAAGCAAATTAATTATAAGCCAACAGATATTTTGGATACGGATATTTTAAATCAATTGGTCGATTACTATTCGGATGACTACGAAGCGTTTGGTTATGAGAAAAATTATTATTAA
- a CDS encoding glycosyltransferase family 61 protein, protein MFLDAAINFTDIKSYENIYEDVYIDTKTSAVLDSNLTPIYETLYEIIFWWKGTLHGRNMVDPELRKIEVQRRYEEILKETDTITKDDIANAKILADDVEAIYAMSAHGWYPYGHLHDSLLRLYPWRDTKFSKPKVLCSKYNRVVDFSLHLKAFGFDESSIFRAGPQYRLIKVKKLFYGVNEAKYWTNISPEQYSWMLNGYFSLFDKSPENEPKINGLYLSRNHVGRRGVVNNEEVENLLESKYNFKVLTGNENLKDIISLFARARNIVGPHGSIFVNTIFCGDNCNIIEYCPSNRPDFSFQRKYKRASNYKHVLLDADNDHNIILDTDSLESLLTASSSNIEREKP, encoded by the coding sequence ATGTTTTTGGATGCAGCAATTAACTTTACGGACATCAAATCATACGAAAATATTTATGAAGATGTGTACATAGATACAAAAACATCGGCAGTATTGGATAGTAACCTTACCCCAATATACGAAACGTTATACGAAATTATTTTTTGGTGGAAAGGGACTTTGCACGGAAGAAATATGGTTGACCCCGAGTTAAGGAAAATTGAGGTTCAGCGACGTTATGAAGAAATTCTTAAAGAAACTGATACAATTACTAAAGATGATATAGCCAATGCAAAGATCCTAGCTGATGATGTTGAAGCTATTTATGCGATGTCTGCACACGGTTGGTATCCATATGGCCATCTGCATGATAGCTTGTTGAGGCTATACCCTTGGAGAGATACAAAGTTTAGCAAACCGAAAGTGTTATGCAGTAAATATAATAGGGTCGTAGATTTTTCTCTACATTTAAAAGCTTTTGGTTTCGATGAATCGTCAATTTTTAGGGCTGGGCCGCAATATAGATTGATTAAAGTCAAAAAATTATTTTATGGAGTAAATGAGGCGAAATACTGGACCAACATTTCCCCCGAACAGTATTCTTGGATGTTAAACGGATATTTTTCTTTATTTGATAAAAGTCCAGAAAATGAGCCGAAAATTAATGGGCTGTATCTTAGTCGTAATCATGTAGGTAGAAGAGGTGTCGTAAATAATGAAGAAGTAGAGAATTTATTGGAATCGAAATATAATTTTAAAGTATTAACTGGTAACGAAAACCTTAAAGATATCATATCTTTATTTGCTAGAGCCAGAAACATTGTAGGCCCACATGGCTCAATATTTGTTAACACAATATTTTGTGGTGATAATTGTAATATAATTGAGTATTGCCCTTCGAACAGACCAGACTTTTCTTTTCAAAGAAAGTATAAAAGAGCAAGTAATTACAAACACGTTCTTTTAGATGCGGATAATGATCACAATATAATACTTGACACAGATAGTTTAGAGAGTCTTTTGACTGCCTCTAGTTCCAATATTGAAAGAGAGAAACCATGA
- a CDS encoding exostosin family protein: MVNVFFPYYQCGDSDRQKEIDHCLFENINNKAISKLIVLIDDNSSLPFSDAKITIISLDSRPTYKKWIELTKELHLDGISVLCNSDIYFDHSINFLVKILDKPLSFVALSRWELIKGQTSLHPNPHWSQDVWALHCDNNLSKEMLQLLDFPMGVPRCDNKIVYLFGIYGWEVFNPCKQVKSYHVHETELRTYQKKLDDRILGGVAYPHPENKFDVPAELEFDVYVKSRKNIKGVKINGSLERWRKEYEESRNPTDNVKPNFQFALSSELTEAIKVGKSLLKRGANFEMLALHDSIFFKNGYKLNKPVKVLNSFKENDEDLTRLFAFGIIPPVLDSFVSIISLKAKDAEDINFWQYPCATEKQAYENHLSIPHGEHIDFSTNEINMYIPLPWATYIDRKAFPHTYLERVKYLIAQYRAIAQQAKLKLNVHSVCQHIHWIRILETAQKIGITNLHLSHKDSKSDAKQLGIGHSFKLHGWPLIAVNYVIQDRSEGMERKSAKDKKLLASFIGAHMPHYLDDSRIKLFEAAKNSGRSDVFVDLGKEWHFNKMVYEEQVLNKEIESHHIDEHNQKTFKYNSILSDSKFSLCPIGAGPNTLRFWESIAVGSIPVIFSDDLAAFSELSFGEELLNNVFLWNEEVDSDLFTTLNNLPADEVAKRSEALINLYSRISKWIAFNKAVVTQKGNELVKKSEGQAEPKELRVLYVGASVTAQKNGYRPELNRLLTSKGYSIKQKVLATGATGSIFGLCNLSTLKQMDSFDLAVYEYSTGDLNIGLTPLEVIENVVQESLEFLNSIADKVVLINNYRSDYEAGAGDFVRDKHRNGAKKSNVQVIDVYTYFEFIKKDYSDQEWKDIYRDNVHTGKKGSELVALRVLEELEIPEPKKGVPINTEILKSCFYYPYVKGGETGEYVYPSSEQHFKYLKLSEASEITMRIKGEFWGLVSIVGPTSGWVEVLANDTIIQKFCQLDTHCYYERVQPRQFMRTFDDFIDLTIRVVEEEIDFTIVKQSHKGHELPRQLKLASLMGRNIKIDNVKVTGGGE, from the coding sequence ATGGTGAATGTGTTTTTTCCATACTATCAGTGTGGTGATAGCGATAGACAAAAAGAGATTGATCATTGTTTATTTGAAAATATCAATAACAAAGCCATTTCAAAACTCATAGTCTTGATTGACGATAACTCAAGCTTGCCATTTAGTGATGCAAAAATCACGATAATAAGTTTGGATTCTAGACCAACGTACAAAAAGTGGATTGAGCTGACAAAAGAACTCCACCTAGATGGTATTAGCGTGTTATGTAATTCAGATATCTACTTTGATCACTCAATCAATTTTTTAGTTAAAATTTTGGATAAACCTCTAAGCTTTGTTGCCTTGAGCCGCTGGGAGCTGATTAAAGGGCAAACATCGCTGCATCCAAATCCCCATTGGTCACAAGATGTGTGGGCATTACATTGCGACAATAACTTATCGAAAGAAATGTTGCAGCTACTTGATTTTCCAATGGGTGTACCAAGGTGTGATAATAAAATAGTTTATCTATTTGGTATTTACGGTTGGGAAGTATTTAACCCGTGCAAACAAGTTAAAAGCTACCATGTACATGAAACGGAATTGCGCACATATCAAAAGAAATTGGATGACAGAATTTTGGGAGGGGTAGCCTATCCTCACCCAGAGAATAAATTCGATGTACCAGCTGAATTGGAATTTGATGTTTATGTTAAATCCAGAAAAAATATTAAGGGTGTCAAGATAAATGGTTCACTTGAACGGTGGCGTAAAGAATATGAAGAATCGAGAAATCCTACCGATAATGTTAAACCTAATTTTCAATTCGCTCTTAGCAGTGAACTCACTGAAGCAATTAAAGTTGGTAAATCTCTTTTAAAAAGAGGTGCTAATTTCGAAATGTTAGCATTGCATGATTCAATATTCTTTAAAAATGGCTACAAACTAAATAAACCTGTTAAGGTCTTAAACAGTTTTAAAGAAAATGACGAAGATTTAACTCGATTGTTTGCATTTGGTATTATACCTCCTGTGCTAGATTCATTTGTGTCTATTATTTCCCTAAAAGCTAAGGATGCGGAGGACATAAACTTTTGGCAGTACCCTTGCGCTACCGAAAAACAAGCTTACGAAAATCATTTGTCAATACCTCATGGTGAACATATCGATTTCTCGACTAATGAAATTAATATGTACATACCACTACCTTGGGCAACATATATCGATAGAAAAGCATTCCCTCATACTTATTTAGAACGTGTGAAATATTTAATTGCTCAATACAGAGCAATTGCTCAACAAGCTAAATTGAAACTCAACGTTCATTCTGTTTGCCAGCATATACATTGGATTAGAATTCTAGAAACTGCGCAGAAAATCGGCATAACTAATTTACATTTATCTCATAAAGACTCAAAAAGCGATGCAAAACAGCTTGGAATAGGACATTCTTTTAAATTACATGGATGGCCTTTAATCGCTGTAAACTATGTAATACAAGATCGAAGTGAAGGAATGGAGCGAAAGTCAGCCAAGGACAAAAAGTTGCTTGCTTCTTTTATCGGCGCTCATATGCCTCACTATTTAGATGATAGCCGTATTAAATTATTCGAAGCCGCTAAAAATAGTGGAAGAAGTGACGTGTTTGTAGATTTGGGTAAAGAGTGGCATTTTAATAAAATGGTTTATGAAGAGCAGGTTTTAAACAAAGAAATAGAATCACACCATATTGATGAGCACAACCAGAAAACTTTTAAATACAACTCAATCTTATCTGATTCCAAGTTTTCTTTATGTCCGATCGGTGCAGGGCCTAATACATTGCGATTTTGGGAATCGATTGCAGTGGGAAGTATACCGGTAATTTTTTCAGATGATTTAGCTGCGTTCAGTGAGCTTAGTTTTGGAGAGGAACTACTGAATAATGTATTTCTCTGGAACGAAGAGGTTGATTCAGATCTGTTTACTACTCTAAATAATTTACCTGCAGATGAGGTAGCCAAGCGTTCTGAAGCTTTAATTAATCTCTATTCACGTATTTCAAAATGGATTGCATTCAACAAAGCGGTTGTTACACAAAAAGGTAACGAACTAGTAAAAAAGTCTGAAGGCCAAGCAGAACCTAAAGAGCTAAGAGTTCTTTATGTAGGAGCTAGTGTAACTGCGCAAAAGAATGGATATAGGCCAGAGCTCAATAGATTGCTTACATCTAAAGGTTATTCAATTAAGCAAAAAGTGCTAGCAACTGGTGCTACAGGTTCAATCTTTGGGTTATGTAATTTATCAACTTTAAAGCAAATGGATAGTTTTGATTTGGCAGTGTACGAGTATTCAACTGGAGACCTTAATATAGGTCTTACACCATTGGAAGTTATCGAAAATGTTGTGCAAGAATCCCTGGAATTTTTAAATTCAATAGCAGATAAGGTTGTACTAATTAATAATTACCGTAGTGATTACGAAGCTGGAGCTGGTGACTTTGTCAGAGATAAACATCGTAATGGAGCTAAAAAATCCAACGTTCAAGTTATTGACGTGTATACCTACTTTGAATTTATTAAAAAAGATTATTCCGATCAAGAATGGAAAGATATTTATAGAGATAATGTGCACACTGGGAAAAAGGGCAGTGAATTAGTAGCTTTAAGGGTACTAGAGGAGTTGGAAATTCCTGAACCCAAAAAAGGTGTACCAATTAATACTGAAATTTTGAAATCTTGTTTTTACTACCCTTATGTCAAGGGGGGAGAAACCGGTGAGTACGTATATCCGAGTTCTGAGCAACACTTTAAGTATCTCAAATTAAGTGAGGCCTCAGAAATAACCATGAGAATTAAAGGTGAGTTCTGGGGGCTGGTTTCTATTGTAGGACCGACATCAGGCTGGGTAGAAGTGTTAGCAAACGATACAATAATACAAAAATTCTGCCAGTTAGATACACACTGCTATTATGAGAGAGTACAACCTCGTCAATTCATGCGAACATTTGATGACTTTATAGATTTAACTATTCGAGTCGTTGAAGAAGAGATTGATTTTACAATTGTTAAGCAATCCCATAAAGGTCATGAGTTACCTCGACAACTTAAGCTTGCTAGCCTGATGGGACGAAATATAAAAATTGATAACGTAAAAGTTACGGGGGGAGGCGAATGA
- a CDS encoding sulfotransferase, whose protein sequence is MLNTVNQLKGLRSELESALKLIENNSFTGTTSTSSNSKNLNVQLEQTDSLLARCEKIVNEKKGVQKPTLRIIHHFACSGGTLISKCLASMPNVYLLSEVHPLSQNHISSKPKYLPTDITTLARYAKIPNVDVLAEKLFVNNIREAEAFVREGGGQLVLREHTHIDFCLGDMASSCSVVDDCLKAHFNLKHLVTVRNPIDSYLSLMVNGWVQFSPNTFDEYCKRLIEFIKQYPAKNVLRYEDFVQNPDKQMHKICKLLELNFDERYRDIFSIFTVTGDSGRKSDDIALRPRREIDKSFSNEIKRSKNFKLVSKMLNYKDKV, encoded by the coding sequence ATGTTGAATACAGTAAATCAGCTTAAAGGACTAAGGTCTGAGTTAGAGTCAGCTTTAAAGTTAATTGAAAATAACTCTTTTACTGGCACAACTTCTACTTCGTCAAATTCTAAAAACCTCAATGTACAACTAGAACAAACTGATAGCTTGTTAGCTAGATGTGAAAAAATAGTAAATGAAAAAAAGGGTGTTCAGAAGCCCACACTACGAATTATTCATCACTTTGCATGTAGTGGGGGAACGCTAATATCAAAGTGTTTAGCCTCTATGCCAAATGTTTATCTATTAAGTGAAGTTCACCCCCTATCCCAAAATCATATTAGTAGTAAACCAAAATATTTACCTACGGATATTACGACGTTAGCGAGATATGCCAAAATTCCAAATGTAGATGTACTAGCGGAAAAGCTATTCGTCAATAACATACGCGAGGCTGAAGCATTTGTAAGGGAGGGTGGTGGACAATTAGTACTTAGAGAGCATACCCACATTGATTTTTGTTTGGGCGATATGGCGTCATCATGCTCTGTAGTTGATGATTGTTTAAAGGCTCATTTTAACCTTAAGCATTTGGTCACGGTTAGAAATCCTATAGATAGCTATTTGTCGCTAATGGTTAATGGTTGGGTACAGTTTTCCCCCAACACTTTTGATGAGTATTGTAAGAGGCTTATTGAATTTATTAAGCAGTATCCTGCTAAAAATGTCCTTCGATATGAAGACTTTGTGCAAAATCCAGACAAGCAAATGCACAAAATATGTAAATTATTAGAATTAAATTTTGATGAGAGGTACCGTGATATTTTTAGTATATTCACGGTCACAGGTGATTCAGGCCGTAAAAGCGATGATATAGCTTTAAGGCCACGTCGTGAAATAGACAAGTCATTTTCAAACGAAATTAAACGTTCCAAGAATTTTAAGTTGGTGTCTAAAATGTTGAATTATAAGGATAAAGTTTAG
- the rfbB gene encoding dTDP-glucose 4,6-dehydratase — protein sequence MTKHKVLLVTGGAGFIGANFVLYWMQNNPEDTVVVLDALTYAGNRENLVSVEANNKFVFVKGDICNTALVESLLTDHCIDTIVHFAAESHVDRSITGPDAFIETNIIGTYSLLKAAKKVWIDVPKKAGNAPFKHRFHHVSTDEVYGTLEPNEPAFTEETAYAPNSPYSASKAASDHLVRAYHHTYGLDATTSNCSNNYGPYHFPEKLIPLIITNILNDKALPVYGDGQQIRDWLYVEDHARGIELVLKKGRIGENYNIGGHNEWANIDIVKLVCDKMNKAFANNPELPTKYPFAKRANVGKAQELITYVTDRAGHDRRYAIDATKTQNELEYKPTETFESGIDKTIDWYLANNDWWKKLI from the coding sequence ATGACTAAACATAAAGTATTACTCGTAACAGGAGGAGCCGGATTTATCGGCGCTAACTTTGTATTATATTGGATGCAAAATAATCCTGAAGACACTGTGGTTGTGTTAGACGCACTTACTTATGCAGGCAATCGAGAAAACTTAGTGTCAGTGGAAGCAAACAATAAGTTTGTTTTTGTGAAAGGCGATATATGTAACACAGCTTTGGTAGAATCGTTATTAACTGACCATTGTATAGACACCATAGTACATTTTGCCGCTGAATCACATGTAGACCGTTCAATTACTGGTCCAGATGCCTTTATTGAAACCAATATCATTGGCACATATAGTTTACTAAAGGCCGCCAAAAAAGTATGGATTGACGTGCCCAAAAAAGCTGGAAATGCGCCATTTAAGCATCGCTTTCATCATGTTAGCACTGATGAAGTTTATGGGACGCTTGAACCTAATGAACCGGCATTTACAGAAGAAACCGCTTATGCACCAAACTCACCATATTCAGCCAGTAAAGCGGCAAGTGATCATTTAGTGCGAGCTTATCATCATACTTATGGTTTAGACGCAACCACCAGTAATTGTTCAAACAATTACGGACCATACCATTTTCCTGAAAAGCTAATACCGCTTATTATCACCAATATTTTGAATGATAAGGCACTGCCTGTGTATGGTGATGGCCAACAGATACGTGACTGGTTATACGTAGAAGATCACGCTCGTGGCATTGAGTTGGTTCTTAAAAAAGGACGCATAGGCGAAAACTACAATATTGGTGGTCACAATGAGTGGGCGAATATTGATATTGTAAAATTGGTTTGTGACAAAATGAATAAAGCATTTGCGAACAATCCTGAATTGCCAACAAAATACCCGTTTGCAAAGAGGGCTAATGTAGGTAAAGCTCAAGAGTTGATTACTTACGTGACAGACAGAGCAGGCCACGATAGGCGATATGCTATTGATGCTACAAAGACACAAAATGAACTTGAGTATAAACCGACAGAGACATTTGAATCGGGTATCGATAAAACAATTGATTGGTATTTGGCCAATAATGATTGGTGGAAAAAGTTAATTTAG
- the rfbD gene encoding dTDP-4-dehydrorhamnose reductase translates to MTVIVIGKSGQLAQELKNRESSLMCLGRNDIDITNNENINLVLNEHEITGIINASAYTTVDKAESQQQQAYDLNAVGVANLAKYASKRNVPFVHISTDYVFSGNKGSPYSVDDVYAPIGVYGASKAEGERAIQQFAPKQSCIIRTSWVYSQYGHNFVKTMLRLMAEKPELAIIDDQIGSPTSASALAKACLYAVKNNVTGVHHFTDSGVCSWYDFALAIQELSIQYGLLEKAISIKPIPTSAYPTPAKRPSYSVLDKASLKTAFDGLQPKHWREELGTVIQQLATQKQPKDS, encoded by the coding sequence ATGACGGTTATCGTAATTGGCAAAAGTGGACAATTAGCGCAAGAGTTAAAAAACCGCGAAAGTAGTTTAATGTGTTTAGGCCGTAACGATATCGACATAACTAACAACGAAAATATCAACTTAGTACTTAATGAACATGAAATAACAGGAATTATCAACGCTTCGGCATATACGACCGTGGATAAAGCTGAATCACAGCAGCAACAAGCATATGATCTTAATGCTGTAGGCGTGGCCAATTTAGCCAAATATGCAAGTAAGAGAAACGTACCTTTCGTGCATATATCCACTGACTATGTCTTTTCTGGTAATAAAGGTTCACCATACAGTGTTGATGATGTGTATGCGCCTATTGGTGTTTATGGCGCGAGTAAAGCTGAAGGTGAAAGAGCTATTCAGCAGTTCGCCCCTAAACAAAGTTGCATTATCAGAACCAGTTGGGTGTATTCCCAATATGGTCATAACTTCGTAAAGACCATGCTTCGTTTGATGGCTGAAAAGCCTGAATTAGCCATAATTGATGATCAAATTGGTTCACCTACTTCTGCAAGTGCATTAGCAAAAGCTTGTTTGTATGCGGTTAAAAATAACGTTACTGGAGTACATCACTTTACCGATTCAGGTGTTTGCAGTTGGTATGATTTTGCTTTAGCGATTCAAGAGTTAAGTATCCAATATGGACTTTTAGAGAAAGCCATTTCAATCAAGCCTATCCCAACCAGTGCATACCCGACTCCAGCAAAAAGACCAAGCTATAGTGTGCTTGATAAAGCTTCGTTGAAGACAGCTTTCGATGGGTTGCAACCTAAACATTGGCGTGAAGAACTTGGTACGGTGATTCAACAATTAGCGACACAAAAACAACCAAAAGATTCTTAA